A single region of the Brassica rapa cultivar Chiifu-401-42 chromosome A03, CAAS_Brap_v3.01, whole genome shotgun sequence genome encodes:
- the LOC103857164 gene encoding MADS-box protein AGL72-like: MVRGKIQIKKIENTTSRQVTFSKRRSGLFKKAHELSVLCDAQVAAIIFSQKGRLYDFASSDIQKTIKRYAEYKGEYFVAESHPTEQYVQGLKKEMVTMVEKIEMLEVHNQKLMGKSLAFCSLKELQEIATQIEKSLHIVRSRKAKLYEDEVEKLKAKGRELKDERVRLSGRVGEEPSGMPMPSGSKEKEDVETDLSIGFRPDLNILLVP, from the exons ATGGTGAGAGGAAAGATCCAGATCAAGAAGATCGAGAACACGACAAGCAGACAAGTTACCTTCTCTAAGCGAAGGAGTGGTCTCTTTAAGAAGGCTCATGAGCTTTCTGTTCTTTGTGATGCCCAAGTAGCAGCTATCATCTTCTCTCAGAAAGGAAGATTGTATGATTTCGCCAGCTCTGA TATCCAGAAGACGATCAAGCGATACGCTGAGTATAAGGGAGAGTACTTCGTTGCAGAAAGTCACCCCACTGAGCAATACGTGCag GGACTAAAGAAGGAAATGGTGACAATGGTGGAAAAGATTGAAATGCTTGAAGTTCATAACCA GAAGTTGATGGGGAAAAGTTTGGCCTTTTGTTCTTTAAAAGAACTTCAGGAAATAGCCACACAGATAGAGAAAAGCCTTCATATTGTTAGATCAAGAAAg GCTAAATTATATGAAGACGAGGTAGAGAAACTAAAAGCCAAG GGGAGGGAGCTCAAGGACGAGAGAGTCAGGCTTAGTGGAAGG GTAGGAGAAGAACCAAGCGGGATGCCAATGCCATCAGGAAGCAAAGAGAAAGAGGATGTGGAAACTGACCTATCCATCGGATTTCGACCCGATCTTAACATTCTTCTTGTTCCTTAA